The following are encoded together in the Ovis aries strain OAR_USU_Benz2616 breed Rambouillet chromosome 15, ARS-UI_Ramb_v3.0, whole genome shotgun sequence genome:
- the LOC101122667 gene encoding 10 kDa heat shock protein, mitochondrial, whose protein sequence is MAGQAFRKFLPLFDRVLVERSAAETVTKGGIMLPEKSQGKVLQATVVAVGSGSKGKGGEIQPVSVKVGDKVLLPEYGGTKVVLDDKDYFLFRDGDILGKYVD, encoded by the coding sequence ATGGCAGGACAGGCATTTAGAAAGTTTCTTCCCCTCTTTGACCGAGTATTAGTTGAAAGAAGTGCCGCCGAAACTGTAACCAAAGGAGGCATTATGCTTCCAGAAAAATCACAAGGAAAAGTATTGCAAGCCACGGTGGTAGCTGTTGGATCCGGCTCTAAAGGAAAGGGTGGAGAGATTCAACCAGTTAGTGTGAAAGTTGGAGATAAAGTTCTTCTCCCAGAATATGGAGGCACCAAAGTAGTTTTAGACGACAAGGATTATTTCTTATTTAGAGATGGTGACATTCTTGGGAAATATGTCGACTGA